The genomic region CAGCGTACGCCCAGCGTATCGTGCAGGCCTGCTACGAGGGTGGGCTGCGCGTGTTTGAGTTCACCAACCGCGGGTCGCAGGCGTTTGAGGTGTTCGGGCAGCTGATGGCCTTCGTGCAGCAGAACTGCCCGGAAATGCTGCTCGGCATCGGCACGATTTACACCGCCGCTGACGCCGATCGATTCATTGCCGCCGGTGCCGACTTCGTGGTGCAGCCCTGCATTACGGCGGAGGTGGCGGAAGTGTGCCGCCAGCATGGCACGCCCTGGCTACCCGGCACCATGACCGTGCGCGAGGTGTACGAAGCCACGCAGCTGGGCGCGGCCATTGTGAAGGTGTTCCCCGGCAACGTGGTCGGGCCGGGCTTTATCAAGAGTTTGCGCGGCCCCATGCCAAGCGTGCCGCTGATGGTAACCGGCGGCGTGGAGCCCACCCGCGAGAGTCTGCGCGAGTGGTTTGGGGCCGGCGTAAATGTGGTGGGTATGGGCTCCCAGCTGTTCAAAAACGACGACCCCGCCGCCCTGAAAACCCTGCTCCGCGACCTGCTGGACTCTTTGTCATCCTGAGCTTGCGAAGGATCTTATTACGCTTAAACGACTAACGCTAGAACCGTTCTGCGAACCTCTGCGGAAGCCGCCTCAAAAACTGCAAGCCTGATAAGGTCCTTCGCAAGCTTAGGATGATAAATGGTTGCTTGCCACCCTTGTGCTATCTGCTCATTCCTTTCCCACCCGCCTCCGATGATACAAGCTGCCCCTGCTACTTCGGCCCCTGTCACCGATGTGATTGGCAAATACCGCTGGACCATCTGTGGTCTGGTGTTCTTTGCCACCACCGTCAACTACCTCGACCGGGCCGTTATTTCCCTGCTCAAGCCCTACCTGGAAACCGAGTTCCGGTGGAACTCCGGCGACTACGCCAACATCGAAATTGCCTTCAAGCTGGCGTATTCGCTGGGGATGCTAGGCGTGGGGCGCATCATCGATAAGCTGGGCACCAAGATGGGCTACGCGCTGTCCACGTTTCTGTGGAGTTTGGCCGCCATCGGGCACGCGTTTGTGAGTAGCACGCTGGGCTTTTCGGTGGCGCGGGCGTTTCTGGGCGTCACGGAGGCCGGCAACTTCCCGGCCGCCATCAAAACCACTGCCGAGTGGTTTCCGCAGAAGGAGCGGGCCCTGGCTACCGGTATTTTCAACTCCGGCTCCAACGTGGGGGCCATTATTGCGCCGCTCACGGTGCCGCTCATTGCCGAATCTATTGGTTGGAAATGGGCCTTTGTGATTACCGGCGCGCTGGGCTTTGTGTGGCTGCTGCTGTGGTTCGTCTACTACGAAGTGCCGGCCCGCCACGCCCGGCTCACCAAAGCCGAGTTCGACTACATCCACAGCGACGTGGACGATCTGGCCGCCGTGGCCATCACCACCCAGCCCAAGGTGTCGTGGTTTAAGCTGCTCACGTTTCGCCAGACCTGGGCCTTCGTGGTAGGTAAGTTCCTGACGGACCCGATCTGGTGGTTCTACCTGTTTTGGTTGCCCGACTTCCTCAACAAGCAATACGGCCTCAAGGGCACCGAGGTAGCCCTGCCGGTAGCGGCCGTGTACGTGCTGTCGAGCATTGGCAGCGTGGGCGGCGGCTGGGTGCCGCTCAACTTCATGCGCAACGGCATGCCGGCCTTCCGGGCCCGCAAGCTGTCCATGCTGCTGATTGCCTGCTGCGTGTTCCCGATTGTGTTTGCGCAGTACCTGGGGCAGCTGAATATGTGGCTGGCAGTACTCGTGATTGGCATTGCGGCGGCGGCCCACCAGGCTTGGAGCGCCAACATCTTCACCACCGTGTCGGATATGTTCCCGAAGCGGGCCGTGGCCTCCGTGACCGGCATCGGCGGCATGGCCGGCGGGCTGGGTGGCATCCTGCTGTCGGCGCTGGTGCAGAAGCGCATGTTTGTGTACTACGAAAGCATCGGGGAGTTGCAGACGGCCTATTTCATCATGTTCTGGATTTGTGGCGGCGCCTACCTGCTGGCCTGGGTGCTGATGCACTTCCTGGCCCCGAAAATGAAGCAAATCGACCTCGACGCCGAACCCGCCACCCGTTAATTCTTCTTCATGAAAAAGCTCCTGTTACTGCTGGCGCTGCTGCTGCCGGTGCTCACCTTTGCCCAAAGCAAGAAAGACCAAGCCGCCACCAAAGAAGTGGAAGTGCTGGAACGCCAGCGGTTCGAGGCCCAGGTGAAAAAGGACTACGCCGTGCTGGAAAAAGTCTTTGCCGACGACCTGGTGTACACCCACTCCAACGGCAAGCAGAACAACAAAACCGAGTACATCCAGAGCATCCGCGAGGGAAAAAGCCAGTACGATAAAATCGAGGTGGAAGCCTTGAACGTGCGCGCCTACAACGACGGCAAAGCCGCCGTGGTGAACGGTACTATCACCATCACGCTACCCAACAAGCCCGACGGCACGCCCAACCTGGCCCACCTCAAGTACGTGGTGGTGCAGGTGAAAGACCCGAAGAAAGGCTGGCAGGTGGTGCTCTGGCAAAGCCAGAAGCAGCCCGACGCCAAGAGCTAGCGCCACGGCTGCACAGTAATAGCGCACAACATTTTCCGACCAGCAAAGAAAGTGCGGCGGCTGAACGGGTAAGCAGCCAGAGGCTGCAATGCATCCGGCAGGCTGCCGCCCCCTTACTGCGTCCTTTTTGTATCCAGTTTCTGTCATGAGTATTACGTCTGAAAACGCTATTGCCCAGCCGGTGGGCACCACGCTGGAGCGCTACATCATGCGCAAGCAGGCCGAGTTTCCGTTTGCCACCGGCGAGCTGAGCCAGCTGCTGCGCGACATTGCGCTGGCCGGCAAAATCGTAAACCGCGAAGTGAACCGGGCCGGCCTGACCAGCATCATCGGGGCCATGGGCCAGCAGAACGTGCAGGGCGAGGCGCAGCAGAAGCTGGACGTGGAAGCCAACATCCGCTTCATCCGGGCCCTCACCAACGGGGGCGAGGCCTGCGCCGTGCTCAGCGAGGAAGAAGACGACATCATCCATACCGGCAACTGCCAGGGTAAGTACGTGGTGGCCATCGACCCGCTCGACGGCTCCAGCAACATCGACGTCAATATCAGCATCGGCACCATCTTCAGCATCTACCGGCGCGTGACGCCGGTGGGGCAGGAGGCCACCGCCGACGACTTTCTGCAGGGCGGCCGCCGGCAGGTGGCGGCCGGCTACATCCTGTATGGCTCCAGCACCATGCTCGTGTACACCACCGGGCACGGCGTGGTGGGCTTCACCTACGAAAACTCGCTGGGCGAATTCTTCCTCTCGCACCCCAGCATCCGGATTCCGGCGGGCGGCACCACCTTCTCCTGCAATGAAGGCCACTGGTTCGACTACCCGCAGTACGTGCGCGACTACCTGCTGGCCTGCAAGCAGCAGCGCCTGAGCGGCCGCTATGTGGGCTCGTTGGTGGCTGATTACCACCGCAACCTGTTCACGGGCGGCATCTACCTCTACCCGCCCACGACCAAAAACCGCCACGGCAAGCTGCGGCTGCTCTACGAGGGCTACCCGCTGGCCTTCGTGATTGAGCAGGCTGGCGGCCGGGCAGAAACCGGCACCGGCCCGGTGCTGGACGTGGTGCCCACTGAGTTTCACCAGCGCGCTCCGCTGTTTGTAGGCTCCGCCGACATGGTGCACCGCCTCGCAGGCTTGGCGGCCCTGGAAGCCCCAGCTGTATAGCAAGGCCTTTGGCCTTACGCCGTTGCGGCAGGTGGCCGTGAAAGCCTGAGGCCCGACTGGCCGGCCTCAAAAACAAATTACCCCGAACCAACTTCTGAGAGCATCGTTCTGTCAGCACACAACCACTTAGCTGCTCTCCCTGTCCTATGCCAAAGATCATTTCGCCCCAAGTGGAATTCAGCAGCCTGCTGAACCAGATGAAAGCCGTGACGCCCGAAGTTTTCACGGCCGACGGCAACGGATTCCTCAATCTGATGGAAGGCCGCTGGCAGGAGCCGGGCCAACCCCGCGAGTTTATTTCGCCCGTGGATGGCACCCAGCTGGGCTGGCTGCCCATGCTCGGCCACGATACGGCCCTGCGCGCCGTGCAGGCTGCCAAAAAGGAAGCCGCCGACTGGGCCCGCGTCGACCTGGACGAGCGCAAGCGCAAAGTGCAGGACTGCCTCGACCAGCTGCGCCAGCACGTCGAGCTCACCGGCAAGCTCATCATGTGGGAAATCGGCAAAACCTACAAGCTGGGCTTCACCGACATTGACCGCGCCATCGAGGGCGTGCAGTGGTACGTCGATAACATCGAAGGCATGCTGGGCTCGCGCAAGCCGCTGGGCCTCGTCAGCAACATTGCCTCCTGGAACTACCCGATGTCGGTGCTGCTGCACGCGGTGCTGGTGCAGGTGCTGTGCGGCAACTCCGTCATTGCCAAAACGCCTACCGATGGCGGCTTCATTTCGCTGAGCCTGACCTTCGCCATTGCCCGCCGCTGCGGCCTGCCCGTGTCGCTGGTGAGCGGCTCGGGCGGCGAGCTGAGCGACGTGCTGGTGAAAAACGACGCCGTAGACTGCCTCAGCTTCGTGGGTGGGCGCTACAACGGCCGCAACATCGCCGACGCCCTCAGCTCGGAGCACAAGCGCTACATGCTGGAAATGGAAGGCGTGAACACTTACGGCATCTGGAACTTCTCCGACTGGGACGGCCTCGCCGACCAGCTCAAGAAGGGCTACGACTACGGCAAGCAGCGCTGCACCGCCTACGTGCGCTTCGTGGTGGAGCGCCGCCTGTTTCCGCAGTTCGTGGAAACCTACTGGAACACCATCAAGGGCCTGAAAGTAGGCAACCCCACGCTGGTAGACTCGGCCGACGACAAGCTGCCGGACTTGGCCTTCGGCCCGGTTATCAACCGCGCCCAGGCCGAAGACCTGGACCGCCTCTACGCCGACGCCCTCAAAACCGGCGCCACCCCCATCTACGAGGGCAAGCTGGATGAAAGCCTGTTCCTGCCCGGCCAGGATATGAGCTCCTACCGCGCCCCTCGCGCCCTGGTGAACCTGCCGCGCCAGAGCGAGCTGTATTTCAAGGAGCCCTTCGGCCCCATCGACAGCATCGTGCTGGTAGACCGTGTAGAAGAGCTGGTAGGCGAGATGAACATCAGCAACGGCGCCCTAGTCGGCGCCCTGGCCTCCGACGACGAGAAGTGGGCCCAGCGCACCGCCAAGGAGGTCCGCGCCTTCAAAATGGGCATCAACAAGCTCCGCTCGCGCGGCGACCGGGAAGAAGTATTCGGCGGCCTAGGCGAATCTTGGAAAGGGGCCTTCGTGGGCGGCGCGCTGCTGGTAGAAGCCGTAACGGAAGGCGACAAGCCGATTCTGGGCAACTTCGAGGAGGCCACGCTGCTGCCAGAGAAAATCTAGGCTGCCATAAAACCAATAAATGCAGAAAGGGCGCGCAGCTTCAAGCTATGCGCCCTTTCTGTATTCAGCGGTATTGTGTTCTAGGCGGTGGCTTTGAAGGCAAACGTCTGCAGCGCCTCCCAGGGGCCGCCGCGGTAGGCCCACAGCTGCAAGCCGGTGCCGGTGGCTTCAAACGGCTGGAAATCGGCGGCCAGCTCTTGGTGCAGGCTGCGCGCCACCGCCGGGTCCACCTTGTTCTGCACCGTCACGTGGGGCTTGAGCTTTTGCTGGTCCTGCGGGGTGAGGCTGGGCTGCCAGCGGGTCTGCAGGTGCTGGTGCAGCGCCTGCAGCCGGCTGTTTTCCAGCGAGTACGCCACGCCCCGGCCCAGAAACCGCACCCCGGTAACGCTGAGCATCAGCGGTGCTTCGGCCGAGGTCAGTTCGGTCAGCGTCTGGCAGATGGGGGCGTAATCGGAGCCGGGCAGGTGGTGAAACAGCGTCAGGTGCGCCTGCAGAAAGTTGCGCTCGGGTGGGAAGTGCTGCTGCCGGAGCGCATCGAAGAAACGTTGGCTGTCAGCATCAAGCGCCAGCGTAAGGATGAGCGGGGCAATAGGTTCAGGCATGTATAGTCTAACCTCCGCCAGCCACATTAGGTTGGCTTCGGAGGTAAACAAGCTGAACAATAGTGCTGGATGGGATGCTTTTGGGCTGATGATTTTAAGCCGAAAGCTGCCAGTTATAGCCCCTTGTGCGTCAGGGCTATGGGCACGGTGCTCGTCTGACCGGCCTGCCGCACGCGCAAGTAGTAGAGGCCGCCGGGCAACGTGTGCGCATCCAGCTGAATGGTGGTGAGGCCCGCGGCTGGCTGCAGGCGGCGTACCATCTGGCCCGTGGCGCTGAGCAACTCCAGCGTGGTTTCGGCGGTGCTGGGCTCAGTTAGCAGCACGTTCAGATGGCCGTCGGGAGAGGGGTTGGGGTAGGTTTGCAGGGCAAGCTTGCCGGTCATCTTCACGACCTGTACCGGCGAGTAGGCGAGCGTGCCATCCGTGTCGCGCATGGCCAGGCGGTAGTAGAGCGGCCCCTTCAGCGGCGCGGTGTCCAGGGTGGTGTAGCGCTGGCCTTTGGGCTGGTTGCCGGCCCGCACCGTCTGGATGGTCTGCCAGGCGGACCCCTCGTGGCGGCGCTCCACCAGAAACGCCTCGGCGTTCTGCTCGCTGGCGGTGGCCCAGGTCAGGCGCACGGCCCGGCCGCTGGCTTCGGCCCGGAATTCGGTGAGCGTAACGGGCAGCGGTAGCGCGCCCGGCAGGCTCACGGCATCGCCGCGGGAGCAGCCAAAAGCCGCCCCGTACGACTGGCCCGAGTAGTTGCCGGTCAGCCGGTCGAGCTTGTAGATAGTGCCGCCATCGGCATCTACCGCGTAAATGTTGCCGTCGCGGTCCGTAAACATCGAGCCGATATCCTGCTGGGTAGGAATGGGCGTGGTGGGCTGGGTGGTGACGCCCACCGGCCCGGCCCCTGGCGTGCTGATGGTGATAAATTTATCATCCTGGCCGAGGTAGCTCACCAGATTGCCGGTGCGCACGTCAAACACCCAGTCCTGGATGCCGCCCTGCGGGACCGGGGCCGTGCCGTTGCTGTTCAAATAGGTCTGCACCTCAGCCTGGTAGCTGGCAATGACGGCCGCCGTGGCTGGGTCGGAGGCGTCGAGGCGGCGCCACACCGGCGGCGTGGCCGGGAAGGTGGGAAGCGCCACCACGCCCACGTGCAGCCGCAGGTCCGACACGCGCACCGGCCGCAGTATAGTGGGGAAGGTGAGGTCGAACACGTAGAACACCCGGAACGTGGCGCCGGCCACGTAGTAGTTGGAGCTGGCGTCGCCGTCACCAATGAAGTTGAGCGTGATTTCCGTATCGATGAAGCCCGACTCGCCGGCTTGGGGCTGCGTGCTGACATCGGTGGGGCGCGGCGGCGGGGCCACGGCGCCCAGGTTGGTGGCCTCAGCCGTGCTCAGGCTGATGCGGTAGAGGTTGGGCGGCGTGTTGAAGTTGATGGCCGTGACGGGCTGCACCACATTCATCCCGTAAATCACTGTCCGGTCATTGTCGTCGGAGCCCAGGGCATTGACGATGAGGGGTGTCCCGTTGCTGCTGACGGTGCCGATGGGTGTAAGCGAGCCATCGGTATTCACCTGCTGCAGCACCGACGGGTTGCCGGCATTGGCCGGGCAGGCCGACGTCACGGCGAAGCTGCTGGTAGGTAGCTGCGCCAGTAGATTATGACTCCCAACAAGCAGTAGAAGAGCGAGTAGGTTCTTTTTCATATTGGGAAGCAGTGAGGAGCTGAGTGACGGCTTGGGTATGCTAATGAGGCATAAGGTACAGATAAATGCATTTTTAGGAATGTGCTGACTGAACATGGCTCTATCCCAAATAGATACAAGCGGTAGTGCCATATGTCTAATTTTATATAGATAAAAGTTAATTTACGAGGATTTCGTGGGACTGTCAAGGCCGGTGGCGGCAGGCTGGCGGTTGAAGGGAAGTGTGCATATCTGCGGCTGGTTCGGGTGGCGCAAGAAGCCGGCCGCAGCTAGCCGGTGCGGGTGGTGCCCACGTTTATGGGCGCCCATATGCCCAGCCCCGAGTACCACGGCCGCCCCGCCGACTACCTGCAGATGCTGGTGCGCGAAGTGCTACCGCAGCTAAGCCCCGCCGACGTGCCGTTCGTGGATGTTTTCTGCGAGCAAGGGGCCTTCTCGGTGCCCGAGGCCCGGCAGTATCTGATGCAGGCCCGGGCGCTGGGATTCGGGCTGAAAATCCATGCCGAGCAGCTGCACTACCTGGGCAGCTGCGAAATGGCCGCCGCGCTGGGGGCCGTCAGCATCGACCATGCCGACTACCTAGCGCCGGAAGCCGCCGCCCACATTGCCACCCAAAGCCAGGGCCGCACGGTGGCGGCGCTGCTGCCGCTGTTTTTGCGCCAAGAGCAGTACGCGCCCGGCCGGGCGTTCATTGAGGCCGGCCTGCCGGTAGCCGTCAGCACCGACTTCAACTCCGGTTTGTGCCCGGCAAAAACCTGTGACTGGCCCTTTCGATGGCGTGCCTGAAAATGGGCCTCACGCCCCACGAAGCCCTGGCCGCCGTCACCATCAACGCGGCCTGGGCCATTGGCCAGCAGCAGCACTGCGGCAGCCTGGAGCCCGGCAAGCGCGCCGATCTGCTGGTGCTGGACGTGCGCAACTACGAGGAAATCCCGCACTGGCTTGGCGAAAAACCCGTGCGCAGCGTGGTGCTGAGCGGGCAACTGCAATAGGGCTGGCCTTGAAATGCGAGAGGCGCCGCCTATGTGGCGACGCCTCTCGTGGAGTATGATAAAAAATAGCGAATAGATTCTGAAATTCAGGTAGTTGAGGCTGTATTATGCTTTGAAATAGGTAGCTATAGTGGATGTGTAGAAGCTATAAAGCGCGGATTTCGGCTACCATTTCGGCTTCCGTCACAGCCCGCAGGGTTGGAGCAAAAGCCTGGTTGGCCGCTACTGTAGCGGTCTGTTTGCCGAAGTACAACTGCGTACCGTCCATGTGCATCACCACCGCCGTTACGGAATAGCCCTGCGGCACCTGGCCTGCCAGGAACGTATCGGCTGGCGACGCATTGGAGTAGGCCCGGAGCGCGGAGTTCAAATTGTTGAATACCAGATAAACGATGGAATTGGCGCTGGTGGCGCCGGGGCGGGTGGCGCGTACCTGCACCGTAGTAAGCGGATTGGCCGTCACAAACCGGTCGCAGTTGATCCAGCTCAGGCGGTTGGCACTGGCGTTATAAAGCCCAGCGCTCAACGATACCTGAAACCCGGTAGCAGTGCCCGAGGCAGGAAAGGGCGTGATGCTGCCGGGCTGCAACGGAAACCAGGAGCCGATCAGTGCAGAGTCAGCAGGGCTGCTAAGGGCTGAAAACAGACCCATGCCGGAAGTGCTGCTCAGGGCAGGCGGCAGCACGGTGGTAACATCAAGGCTGGCATTCGGAGCCAGCACAACCTGCTGCCCATCCTGCGAAAGTCTGATGCTGAACATGCCGGCCGACTCCAGCAGCTTCCCGTCCGAAATCGTAGGCGCGTGCGAGAAGATCATTTCGCTGCGTTTGGTAATCTCGCGCACCCGCACTTGCACCAAGCTGCCGGACATGGGCTGCCCATAAATCCGGCGCAGG from Hymenobacter canadensis harbors:
- a CDS encoding bifunctional 4-hydroxy-2-oxoglutarate aldolase/2-dehydro-3-deoxy-phosphogluconate aldolase codes for the protein MPRFSAAHILETVLATPIVPVFYHADAAYAQRIVQACYEGGLRVFEFTNRGSQAFEVFGQLMAFVQQNCPEMLLGIGTIYTAADADRFIAAGADFVVQPCITAEVAEVCRQHGTPWLPGTMTVREVYEATQLGAAIVKVFPGNVVGPGFIKSLRGPMPSVPLMVTGGVEPTRESLREWFGAGVNVVGMGSQLFKNDDPAALKTLLRDLLDSLSS
- a CDS encoding MFS transporter; protein product: MIQAAPATSAPVTDVIGKYRWTICGLVFFATTVNYLDRAVISLLKPYLETEFRWNSGDYANIEIAFKLAYSLGMLGVGRIIDKLGTKMGYALSTFLWSLAAIGHAFVSSTLGFSVARAFLGVTEAGNFPAAIKTTAEWFPQKERALATGIFNSGSNVGAIIAPLTVPLIAESIGWKWAFVITGALGFVWLLLWFVYYEVPARHARLTKAEFDYIHSDVDDLAAVAITTQPKVSWFKLLTFRQTWAFVVGKFLTDPIWWFYLFWLPDFLNKQYGLKGTEVALPVAAVYVLSSIGSVGGGWVPLNFMRNGMPAFRARKLSMLLIACCVFPIVFAQYLGQLNMWLAVLVIGIAAAAHQAWSANIFTTVSDMFPKRAVASVTGIGGMAGGLGGILLSALVQKRMFVYYESIGELQTAYFIMFWICGGAYLLAWVLMHFLAPKMKQIDLDAEPATR
- a CDS encoding nuclear transport factor 2 family protein, which gives rise to MKKLLLLLALLLPVLTFAQSKKDQAATKEVEVLERQRFEAQVKKDYAVLEKVFADDLVYTHSNGKQNNKTEYIQSIREGKSQYDKIEVEALNVRAYNDGKAAVVNGTITITLPNKPDGTPNLAHLKYVVVQVKDPKKGWQVVLWQSQKQPDAKS
- the fbp gene encoding class 1 fructose-bisphosphatase; its protein translation is MSITSENAIAQPVGTTLERYIMRKQAEFPFATGELSQLLRDIALAGKIVNREVNRAGLTSIIGAMGQQNVQGEAQQKLDVEANIRFIRALTNGGEACAVLSEEEDDIIHTGNCQGKYVVAIDPLDGSSNIDVNISIGTIFSIYRRVTPVGQEATADDFLQGGRRQVAAGYILYGSSTMLVYTTGHGVVGFTYENSLGEFFLSHPSIRIPAGGTTFSCNEGHWFDYPQYVRDYLLACKQQRLSGRYVGSLVADYHRNLFTGGIYLYPPTTKNRHGKLRLLYEGYPLAFVIEQAGGRAETGTGPVLDVVPTEFHQRAPLFVGSADMVHRLAGLAALEAPAV
- a CDS encoding aldehyde dehydrogenase family protein, which translates into the protein MPKIISPQVEFSSLLNQMKAVTPEVFTADGNGFLNLMEGRWQEPGQPREFISPVDGTQLGWLPMLGHDTALRAVQAAKKEAADWARVDLDERKRKVQDCLDQLRQHVELTGKLIMWEIGKTYKLGFTDIDRAIEGVQWYVDNIEGMLGSRKPLGLVSNIASWNYPMSVLLHAVLVQVLCGNSVIAKTPTDGGFISLSLTFAIARRCGLPVSLVSGSGGELSDVLVKNDAVDCLSFVGGRYNGRNIADALSSEHKRYMLEMEGVNTYGIWNFSDWDGLADQLKKGYDYGKQRCTAYVRFVVERRLFPQFVETYWNTIKGLKVGNPTLVDSADDKLPDLAFGPVINRAQAEDLDRLYADALKTGATPIYEGKLDESLFLPGQDMSSYRAPRALVNLPRQSELYFKEPFGPIDSIVLVDRVEELVGEMNISNGALVGALASDDEKWAQRTAKEVRAFKMGINKLRSRGDREEVFGGLGESWKGAFVGGALLVEAVTEGDKPILGNFEEATLLPEKI
- a CDS encoding 2'-5' RNA ligase family protein translates to MPEPIAPLILTLALDADSQRFFDALRQQHFPPERNFLQAHLTLFHHLPGSDYAPICQTLTELTSAEAPLMLSVTGVRFLGRGVAYSLENSRLQALHQHLQTRWQPSLTPQDQQKLKPHVTVQNKVDPAVARSLHQELAADFQPFEATGTGLQLWAYRGGPWEALQTFAFKATA
- a CDS encoding T9SS type A sorting domain-containing protein, producing the protein MKKNLLALLLLVGSHNLLAQLPTSSFAVTSACPANAGNPSVLQQVNTDGSLTPIGTVSSNGTPLIVNALGSDDNDRTVIYGMNVVQPVTAINFNTPPNLYRISLSTAEATNLGAVAPPPRPTDVSTQPQAGESGFIDTEITLNFIGDGDASSNYYVAGATFRVFYVFDLTFPTILRPVRVSDLRLHVGVVALPTFPATPPVWRRLDASDPATAAVIASYQAEVQTYLNSNGTAPVPQGGIQDWVFDVRTGNLVSYLGQDDKFITISTPGAGPVGVTTQPTTPIPTQQDIGSMFTDRDGNIYAVDADGGTIYKLDRLTGNYSGQSYGAAFGCSRGDAVSLPGALPLPVTLTEFRAEASGRAVRLTWATASEQNAEAFLVERRHEGSAWQTIQTVRAGNQPKGQRYTTLDTAPLKGPLYYRLAMRDTDGTLAYSPVQVVKMTGKLALQTYPNPSPDGHLNVLLTEPSTAETTLELLSATGQMVRRLQPAAGLTTIQLDAHTLPGGLYYLRVRQAGQTSTVPIALTHKGL
- a CDS encoding amidohydrolase family protein, yielding MACLKMGLTPHEALAAVTINAAWAIGQQQHCGSLEPGKRADLLVLDVRNYEEIPHWLGEKPVRSVVLSGQLQ